The nucleotide sequence TCTGCTAAATAGCACTTAGCAATGCATCCTTCAGGCCGATTATGATTGCGAACATATCCTTTAAGAACTTTCATATACCTCTCAAATGGGTACATCCACCTAAAGTAAACTGAACCACATAGTCGCACCTCTCTTATCAAATGCACTGTTAGATGAAGCATAATATCAAAAAATGAAGGTGGAAAATACTTTTCAAGTAAGCACAACGTGACCACTAACTCATTATGTACTTCATTCAATTTTGGCACATCAACCGCTTTTGTACATAATTTATTGAAGAAGATACACAATCTTGATATAGTATATCTCACATGCTTTGGCAAAATAGAACATAATGCAACTGGCAACAGTTGTTGCATAAGTGCATGGTAGTCATGAGATTTTAGACCAAACAACTTCAATTCCTCTAAGGAGACaagatttctaaaatttgagcAATACCCCTCAGGGACCTTCAAATTAGACAACGTTTGACAAactaattttttctcatttctagaTAGTGAAAAACATGCAGGGGGAAGGTAGGTCTTTTTCAAGTCAACTCTTGGGAAAAGTTCAGACCTTAAACCCATTTCAACTAGGTCAAGTCGAGCATTAAGTCCATCCTTTGTTTTCCCTGGGATGTTAAACAAAGTACCAATAATACTCTCACAGACATTCTTTTCGATGTGCATAACATGCAAGTTGTGACGGACATGAAGATATTTCCAATATTCTAACTCAATAAGtatggactttttttttccaacaatttgTGTTCACATCAGATTCAAGagattttatcttcatttttcccCAAGAAATAGGAATGAGATCAACTTTTTCAAGTATTTCTTCCCCACTCAAAATTTTAGGAGGAATCCTAAAATCTTGTTCACCATTGAATGCCTTCTTTTGTCTCCGATAGGGATGGTTACGTGGAAGAAATCGTCGATGACCCATATATGAGTTTTTCCTACCATGCTTTAATCTTTTGGAATATGTTCCTTCTCCACATATTGGACATGCATAATATCCTTTCACAGTGCAACCAGCTAAGTTTCCATATGCAAGAAAATCATTGATTGTCCATAAAAGGATGacctttaaagtaaaaacctCATGCAAGTGTGCATCATAAGTCTCAACTCCTTTTTCCCACAAAGTTTTAAGGTCATCCACCAATGGACTCAAGTAAACATCTATATTTTTACCAGGTTGTCGTGGTCCTGAGATCAATAATGATAACATCATAAACTTCCTTTTCATGCACAACCAAGGAGGAAGGTTGTATATGACCAGTATAACAGGCCAACGACTATGTCTATTGCTCATAGACTTATGAGGATTTATACCATATGTTGAGAGTGCTAGTCTAAGGTTTCGCGGTTCAGAAGCAAAATCAGGCCACATGTGGTCAACTAGTTTCCACGTTGAGGAGTCTGATGGGTGGCTTTGTTTACCATCACATTCTTTATCCTTGGCATGCCACATAAGATGTTTAGCAGTTTCTGAGGATTGGAACATCCTTTTGAATCTAGGGATTGGTGGGAAATACCACAAAACCTTTGCAGGAACTCCCTTCTTAATCTTCCTCTTTTCACTGTTTATCTTCCACCTTGACTTTCCACAAGTTGGGCATGCAATAGCATCCTCATACTGGTTTCTATACAAAATACAATCATTAGGACATGCATGAATTTTTTGATATTCCATACCAAGAGCACTGAAAGTCTTTTTGGCTTCATACATGGATAGCGGCATCTCATTATTCAATGGCAACATATCTCCAAGCAATTGAAGCAATTCTGAGAATCCTTTGTCAGACCAACCATAACGTGCTTTTAAGTTGTAAAGTTTTACCAATGCTAACAACTTTGTGTATTTCATGCATCCAGGATATAAAGGTTTTTCTGCATCTTCAAGTAACCTTCCAAACACTTGGGGATCATTCATACAATTAACTTGTGCAACATTAACCATATCTATTGTATCAGCAACATCATTATACTCGCATTTGTCATAACGTTGTTGTGAGACATTTGAAAATCTTCCACTGGGACCCTTttctccatgccaataccatACTCGATAACTGAGATCTATTCCATTAAAGAACAAATGCTCTCTAATGACTTGAGGAGTTTGACATAACAGATTTCCACAACGTAAGCATGGGCATTTTATAGAGGTATGGTTGGTTGAATGTGCTAATGCGAAATTGATAAAGTTTTCAACTCCTTCATCATACTCAACCGACCTTCTATCTTTTGACATCCAATCTCGATTTtccatttcaattaaaataatggaatatataTCCTATACAAGAGAACTGCAAAACTTGTTaatattaagaacaaaaaaatttaagtacatcttttttcaacataatattggatatatttaaataactaaatgtaTAAACTTAAATAGGCAAGAACAAAACTTAATATGCATTAGTACACAAAATAGTTGTCAAAAGTTTGTGAAATAATATACATCAGTATTATGCTTCATCTGgtattgttaaattaatttattgttggaTGTGCACATCATCTGGTATGAAAGTGCATGTATACCATGTAATGTATACAATTGTTGGCCATGTGTGTCAAAAATACACATGTGTAACTTTTCATTAGTAAAaacttttcttttgctttagtATGTGCAACAAAGTAGAATAACTTAAGCCTAAATATTGTAacttttcaactaaatattcatctccattaaataaaactaataattcaaaaaaatgcaatatttcaagtatgaacatgtgtatttatatatattacatgCTGAAAGGCATTCATATAATtcacaaatattaaatttaagtactaaaattttaatatataaatactaAATGTCAGCTAGTTACGAccataaatttgataaatattaaaatttatcaaaagtaCTAGTCTTTTTGTTTGCATTAATAGACCTATCCGTAGTTGAAGCCGCATGGGACCATAAATTTATAGTTTagtctaaaatatttataaaaatattatatcaaactATATATTGAATTGACAGCttttgagtcattttttttttactgtgaAAACCACCATACATGGGATTTGGGTAGTTGGGTTTATGCACCTCATGGTGAGAGGAACAACCCCactttgaaataaatatttctagCTTGTCCTTTCATTGATAAGTATGTAATTAGTTGACATCATAATCATGTTAGGATAAAGTAAAAGGTTGATGAACATGGTCATCTAAGACCTCTACTTGCCATGTTATTTTAATGGGTATTTTTGGGATTTCATTTGTGTTAGCATAACAATAGATTACatactgcaaagccaatatgaTACGGGTGGGATGCCCATATATGCATGcccaaaaaaatgaaagcagACTAATGCcataacttaaatattaatgGAATATACTCCACTTGGTCTCTTCCGTATTAAACATATGAACTAATAAAACACCTCACTATAGTGCcaaaaacacataaaaacaattgcagGCATAAGAAACATAGATGACAAGCTATTTTCTCTGAAGTTACATCAATTTCTTACTGATTTTTCTTTCACCTAAGTTTTATAAGATTTCATACaattcttatttataatttataacagAAAGTTTTATGAATATTCATGGGGTTCACAAATAGTCAATAGCTTAATATGAAATGAAGATCAAAAGGACAAAAGTGGTAAGAGTTTATAGGATTTTTACAAGTAATCTCTTTCTTCAGGATCTTCACTGCTTCTGATACACTATCCTGAAAATTAAAGCATAAATAGTCAGCATTATAATGTAATTTTAGCAGTATCATCCAACAAATCAGTTTATTAACCATCTACACCAACACACTCATAATTCAACAGCAAAGTTAATTATTTGGCCAAGAATTTCATCAGAAGGgttgaaaagaaattaattgaAGATGGGGTTTGATCTTACAACAGCATAGGCAAGGTAGAAGATACAGTACAGTATTTGACCATCAACTTTGGATTAAACTTACTGTACAATAGATTCCAGGAAAACTCAAATCAATCGAAGTGGCACAGGAAGCTTCTCACTATGGTAATTATGAGATCTGCCAGAATTCATCACATTggcatagttttttttttttttataagcatcaCAGTGATATTGGCGCAATTCGAAGAAAGGCAAAAAAAGGTTTCTGTGCTGAAATTGTACGGTATAGACCGTATATACCTATACACCAAGTAAGctaaaaccccaaaaaaattaCAGAGAGTAAAACCGTGTAGCAATCATGTGGCCACACCAGGCTTCTCTGACGCGTAACTTATTATTTCCACCTCTTCCTAGATCAGCTTAGATGTCACTTCATCATGCTCTGGAACATATTCCTCAAGTTCTCTGACCAATTCTTTGGCTGTTGGTGCGGACACTATAATGCGGCGAGCAGTTGGTGAAACAAAGCCCTCATCGACAGCCTTGTCAATGAAAGACAACAAGGAATTGTAGTATCCATCCACATTCAACAGACCCACTGGTTTTTTGTGGATTCCAAGTTGTGCCCATGTAATGACTTCAAGCAGCTTTTCAAGGGTACCATACCCACCTGGGAGGGCAATGAAGGCATGAGCTTGACGGGCCATCTCAGCTTTCCTTTCGTGCATATGGGATACAATCCTCACTTCTCCAACAGTCTCTCCAGTAATCTCTCTAGACATTAGAGTCCTTGGAATAACCCCTAGAACATGGCGCCCACCATCATGAACAGCCTGAGAAACGAGACCCATCAGTCCCACGCTCCCACCTCCATAGACCAAATCAATCCTTCTCTCCACCAGTTCCTTCCCCAACTCAACCGCAACCTCCTGGTAGCTAGCTTTCTTCCCAGAACTACTCCCACAAAACACACAAATCCTCTTGAACCGAGACCTGGTGtcctccatctctctctctctctctctctctcaacgaTCAAACTCCTGGAAGAAGGGGCGGGTTTGAGAATCATCACATTggcataatttttaatttcttctatCTTCTCTATAATCTCCTCTAACATTCTATGGACATCCTTGATTTGTGGATGATTTGTGTCATCTACAGTAAAGACATGTACCCTATTATCAACCTCAATCTAGCTACAACCAGGATTCTTCCGGACTCCTTTGTCTCTCATCAGTTTTCTCACATTTGTAACACCTTGTATCTTTCCAGACTCCGAATATATATTGGCTAGAAGACAATAACTTCCAGGTCCTTCTGCATCCAACTCAAGCAAATTCTTCACTACAAGTTCTGCTAATTTTGTATTGCCATGGATCCGGCAAGCAGAGATATCAATCCCTCACTTTCCTTGTCGGTAGCCTCTACTGAAAGATCCACCAGCTCAATCCTCAGCCATTATTTCTTTAAACATGTGAACTGCAGACTTCCAGCTTGTTGTCTTATCTTCAAGGTCATACACAATTTCCAATACGCTTCATATGGTCCAAAGTCTCTCTATCAGAGAGCTACGTACTACTCTAAGGAAGATGATCAACTATGGTGATTCTTCAAACTTGTCTACTCAAATAGATGACATTATATCCTTAGGATTGACTCAGATCAGGGATTGAGGTTTCAGACACACCACATAAACAAAGTAGCCATCAATGTTTCAACTCTTAGGAAAAAGACCATATACTAATAGTAGTAGCTTTTGGTTGGAAATTGATGATACATCTATATGCGTCCTTATCAGTTTATCAAATAACCCCATGGTCCCTCTACTCATctcaaattcaaagaaaattcattCTGTTTTCATGCTTCTTAATAACAGGGTGGGTCTCGTTCCTCTATTCAATGACATGGAGTTATCAGAGTTTCCCCGTTGAAATGCCATCGTTTTAGTTTTTCAGTTACCGTGCCAAAACTACAGAATGAGATCGTTTTGCATTTTTGtgggtttttatcttttttgacGCGACATCCATAACAACATTCCTTTTTGACTCAAAGACCCAGAAATTTAAGAAACAGTGTCGCGCTCAAGCATTTTAGCAAACAACTCAATAGCCTTTCTGAGCGAAATcacaaaattacaaaatcacGAAATCAAGATAGAGCATATTCCAGAGAAGTTTTCCCAAAATCACGAAATCACAAAATCAAGAAATCAAGATCCATTCAATTTTATACCCACTAATCCATTCCAATTTTCTCATCACATTTAGACCCATTCGGAACTTCCACCACTGGAAATCGAACTGCGGAGAAAATAACCTTAAGCACGGCGAGATCGACCACGTCCTCGCCACTACTGGCTGATTTCCATACCGCCTCTATCATCTCCTTCCCATCAATCACGCCGCAGATCAGCCCCAACGAATATAACTTGAACAACCACTCCAACGCTAGCTCCATAACCTTCACGAAGGCTGAATCAAGAGCCAGTAGAAGAGGCTGCAAAACAAACCCTCTTCTTGGGGATTTCAAATTTCAGATTTCAGACAATGGGACGTGTTCACCGTACGGGGCATTCTGTACCTATGATTCTCAcaattacttattaaaaatcattcatttttttttcctttttttcacttttttttttaatgacttgATCATGTGTTTGGTTTAGattacaaaatcaattaatctatagttttttcttctatgctAGAAGATTAAACCTAagtttttcttccctacaactcAAGAAAACACAATTCACAAAAACCATAATACAAAGATGTTGAACCAATTAATataatgacattaataaaagaaaaaaaaaattatacatctaagagattttgggttaccttGGAGTCCACAAAGTAAAGAATGTCGGTTGTGAACGTGTTGACTATGGGTGAGAGAAAAGGTTGAAGAAGGTCATGATTTTATGTATAGGGtttatatattgatattttttagattgTGGGTGAAATATGGAAACAATgggatttttatatattatccaTCATTATTACTTCTAATTGTGGGTGCAATACGGAAACAATtggatttttatatattattcatcaTTATTACTTCTAAAAGTGGGCTCATTaagttataatacttaaaaaaaatattttatatgatgtcacttcccaaaaaatgacactataaatataaaactaatatcaTCTAACTATctcaattgaagattttttatatgatgtgtcacctttattaattataaacccTACGgggtcattattttaaaagtgacaccataaactatttttgtagtagtgtctAGTAGAGTGTATGTAACTATTCTTATGACTCTCTATATATAATGTAATGGAACAACATaacaccaaaataaaaatatagttgaTATGGAGAATATAGAAACTATACATGTGATCCGAATGCTCTTAAATCGATTCCAAGCCGATGAAGATGTTGAAAATGTCGTAGAACTTGTCTACTCAATGTTCTTCCACTTGATCTCTCCTCACATGGATCTAGACACGAAAAAAGTgtaggtttttcttttcttccttgagGGTGGCTAAGGTTTTTCTTTTACTGACTCTCTAGAAGACAAAATAACAAAAGGTCTAAACCTTAAATTCCTAAGGGGAGGTTTTAAGGCTCCTCGTAAGCATAAGTGGTTTGATTCTAAAttggatttaggttacctaatGCAACTCATTtgggttttaattaattaattagtcatattaggctccaattaattaacTAGAGTAATCAAGAAAGttaattaataacatttaggtcttaattaattaattattggactccaattaattaattagtctaatATAAAAAGACCATTTATAAGTTTTAGTGCAATCTTATGTGttttaccaaaatgctcttatgcatacttatgaattatatattcaaaatatccTCAAAGTATGACCACCATGAACTAGGAGTTTGAGTGAGactcataggaaaatattgactctttcaaatctaattttaaagttgactcGACACTTTATTAAAGAGAGTCAATTGTGTTTTAGTATCATGCGAATTACAATGAGACAAAGTTCAGACTCGTGGCCTACCATACATTGCATGTAGATTCCTTATGAATTGATATCCGTAATttaataaggtagtgttatcaatCCATCAAGTTTGTCTCTCCAATTCTTGAATTACAAATCttcttattatgtaatcaattaaCATACTTTAACTTATAAAAGAtcatatgttaaattccacttAAGAAATTATTACGAtaacagatttcatgatcatatgtcTTTTAAATTATCTAAGGGAACACACtatttcaatttcatgatatatcatagtgtctctattgagaatacttattgtcaCCTTTCATTAATACTGTGACCCAATCTGTatggaatatatgaccactttagggtctcacccattgGTCAAAgctaattattgatttttgcaCAAACTTAATATCATCTCAAAGTTGAGAGTTTATACAACATAGTAGCTTAATGAAACATGACAACTTAATAACCTTATATTATGAATTATTATATGTCATGTTCAACGTGTAACCATATTCACTAGTGTACTTACTATGGAAAACTTATTTCAATGACTAAGATGGATCAtttctccaattaggaggtaacacaatataatttttattgaattgcctaaatccatgaatcgATTGTGAATAAGTTATTATATTGAAATGAACTATGACTTGTACCCTTTGTGTAATTCCTAATGCACTTAACTCAtatataatgtaaataatataagTGTGATCAattaatacaaacaaataaaaaagagaatttgatatataaatatacaattttattaattaataaatcatttgatACATCATGCCATGCTTTTCTAATGcgcgctctctctctctctctctatatatatatataaaagagataTATCCAACAATTTTTGGGAAAAATGTATATGCCAAATGTTACAAAAAAAGCTAAGATACCATATGTTGGGAAAAtcacaaaaattaaacaaataaaaaaaaaaaaaacaaatattaaaattaataaattagagaTGACCttaaactttacaaataaactttattaataaactttatctcttttcattgattttttctttttctttttctgtaaaATCATATATGGACTAACCCTAAACCAACAATTTCCTCCTACTCCTACTCAAATTTAAGATACGTAATTTATCCAAACACATTGGACtctttcaaaaatgaaaataaataatttaagtgAAATAGGAGATTATTTGGTTACCAGTTGTTGAGTAATAAGAGGCTATTTAAGCTTCGGGCATCAGAGGGTTCTTGCAGACAAAATCACAAACACCCAAAAGaacaattgaaaaagaaaaaaaaaaaaaaaaaaggaggaagaaaaatatggtgGGTGTCATTTATAAAGGAGACTACTAGGGGTATTCTATACAAGTTGAGATTTTTAGGAGAGCGGTGGGCTTCCAATTAATCTCAAGGTGTATCTGTGGCAGATCACTCGTACATGCATTTCAGAGTACTTCAGCCACTAGAGGAACATTACAATTTATAACCCGCAATGGGCCCTAATCTCTTGGCTGACCCACTCCTTCATCATGCCGTTGGATCTCCATATCTGTGATTAGACGTTGGTGCTTTTCATGGcagaaaaatgtgaggaaaaagcTGAGCAGATGCCAGGATGGGATGAATTAATGTTGAATGCAACTCCCGTCATTTCAGTCATTTCAGAGAATAGGAGAGAGCCCTTCCTTTAGGGCTAGTGGAATATCAGTACGCGGTTGATCCATTCTAAGATGGCCATTGGGATCAGTTGAAAGGTGGTGTAGAACAGTAGAAGGCCGTACAGTAAACCCCACTTGGGCTCATTTAAGCCCTTATTCATATCACAGTTGAAAGTTGCGAGTTGCAACCTAAAAATGCCAACAATCATCTAGTCTTTCCTACTAGTTTTATTCTATTTcttattcaattttctttcactCTTTGAATACATTTTGGCTCGAATCATTTCACTAAACACGTCCATTAATCTTGTTTAACAATCCACATAAAATGATTCTCCTCATTTTCCCCTAAAAAGGTCGTGCTTCTGACCAGTAACGAGGACCTACAGTTCCACATCGTTTTTTCTTCGTTGAATCCATGGATGCATATGCATGTCTGTTTCCTGTCTAAGTCATCAAGTGTTTTTGTCTTTGTTATTGCTTTAAGCTAAGCTAGCTGGGTCCCGTTTAATATGGGGGTCCCCATACCAATCAATCTAAATGCCaacataagaacaaaaaaacagtAGTCAGTAGGTGTTGACGCAAAAATTTCCCAATCATTTGTTCGAAAATAAGCAAATGTTGACAGCTCCTTTCCCCTCCAATCTGCCATGCAAAGATCGACCCATGTGGGGGACTTGGAGGAGATGTGATTGTGGTGGCAAGTGGGATGGGAATTGGGATAAGTCGGGGCAATGCCCTTATCCAATGAAGGGCACTGTGTCTCTGCCTTCAATGCCGGGCATGACCACAGGCTCCATGCCCCAACCACCCAATAAGGTGCCTGCAAGCGCAGGAGATAGTAATGTGAAAATGGGGAGATTTAGCGCCAGTTCATCGGGAACTTAGCTCATCTCCCCGAGTGCAGTTATGGCCTTCTGTTTTTAGTTTGAGAACGTGGTATTATATATGGGGAAAACACATTTTAAGGCTTTGGAGTTTGAGAATTGAGGAAACGGTTTACTCCAAGAGTGCGAAAACATTGCAGTGGACTTCATTTGGTTGGAAGAGTAGATAGACACACGGTGCGTTAGGTACCTGGGCCAATTTGTGCTGTTTGGAGGTCATGTCAAGTGGGGACACGGTACAATCAGATCCCAATCCTCAACATGGCTTCAGCTGTTTCTACTTTGAACCGAGTCCTTCGATTCCCTTCTAGGGTCTCAcataatcttatttatttatactcttATTTAATTATCTAAATATTAGTATACGTATATATTCAATaatttagatcttttcttcgaTGAATACCGTCACGATACCTTAACATTTTCCTCCTAATTATTATCCAAAGTTAGTAGAAGGCCAAAAGCTTTTGTTAATGATCATGCTCTACTTCCTTTCTAAGAATGATTTTGTAGAATATATCCCTGTTTGTGTGGAAAGAAACACCACGATCAAGTTGCTAACATGCtgtgttttcctttctttctttttttccccacaaaaagGAGCTCTTTTCCTTCTCTTGATGGAATATGTCGTGGAAGTTGAAGGGTTGCAATatgattgaagaaaaatgtgaaattatGAGTGGTGAGAAGCATTACTTAAAATGGGAGGCAGCATGCAGGGTGCCTGAATAAGAAGATAGCTCCAATGGAAACAATAGAAACCAAACAACTTTATCATTTGACTCATTGATTGTGG is from Vitis riparia cultivar Riparia Gloire de Montpellier isolate 1030 chromosome 10, EGFV_Vit.rip_1.0, whole genome shotgun sequence and encodes:
- the LOC117924199 gene encoding cytokinin riboside 5'-monophosphate phosphoribohydrolase LOG7 → MEDTRSRFKRICVFCGSSSGKKASYQEVAVELGKELVERRIDLVYGGGSVGLMGLVSQAVHDGGRHVLGVIPRTLMSREITGETVGEVRIVSHMHERKAEMARQAHAFIALPGGYGTLEKLLEVITWAQLGIHKKPVGLLNVDGYYNSLLSFIDKAVDEGFVSPTARRIIVSAPTAKELVRELEEYVPEHDEVTSKLI